Proteins from a single region of Amycolatopsis sp. CA-230715:
- a CDS encoding LLM class flavin-dependent oxidoreductase, protein MRVGIVILPEDRWWAAEPKWRAAEEYGFDHAWTYDHLGWKELVDGPWFSAVPTLTAAATVTSRIRLGTFVASPVFRHPVSFMRELITLDDVSDGRLLLGIGAGVDSARYDGQVLGGPELSAKQRADRFVEFVDALDGLLTTDGYDHRGEYFAAVGARNLPGPVQRPRIPFVVAANGPRTMRLAARQGTGWVTTGVKTDDLEQWWKAVAELVAKFDEKLAEAGRDKATISTYLSLDAAPVFSLSSVDAFADAAGRAAELGFTDVVAHWPRSGGHYEGREATLERVADEILPGLQGE, encoded by the coding sequence GTGCGCGTTGGCATAGTGATCCTTCCCGAAGACCGCTGGTGGGCAGCCGAACCCAAATGGCGTGCGGCCGAGGAATACGGCTTCGACCACGCCTGGACCTACGACCATCTCGGCTGGAAAGAACTGGTCGACGGACCGTGGTTCAGCGCGGTCCCGACCCTGACCGCGGCCGCGACCGTGACGAGCAGAATCCGGCTCGGCACGTTCGTCGCGTCGCCGGTGTTCCGCCATCCCGTTTCGTTCATGCGCGAGCTGATCACCCTCGACGACGTCTCCGACGGCAGGCTGCTGCTCGGGATCGGCGCGGGCGTCGACTCGGCCCGGTACGACGGGCAGGTGCTCGGCGGGCCCGAGCTGAGCGCGAAGCAGCGCGCGGACCGGTTCGTCGAGTTCGTGGACGCCCTCGACGGGCTGCTCACCACGGACGGCTACGACCACCGCGGCGAGTACTTCGCGGCGGTGGGCGCGCGGAACCTGCCCGGCCCGGTGCAGCGGCCGCGGATCCCGTTCGTGGTGGCCGCGAACGGGCCCCGCACGATGCGGCTGGCGGCGCGGCAGGGCACCGGCTGGGTGACCACCGGCGTCAAGACCGACGATCTCGAACAGTGGTGGAAGGCGGTCGCCGAACTGGTCGCCAAGTTCGACGAGAAGCTCGCGGAAGCGGGCAGGGACAAGGCGACCATCAGCACCTACCTCAGCCTCGACGCGGCGCCCGTGTTCTCACTGTCCAGTGTGGACGCTTTCGCGGACGCGGCGGGGCGTGCGGCGGAGCTGGGCTTCACCGACGTCGTCGCGCACTGGCCGCGTTCGGGCGGCCACTACGAAGGCAGGGAGGCCACGCTCGAACGCGTCGCCGACGAGATTCTCCCTGGCCTGCAAGGAGAATAG
- a CDS encoding phosphatase PAP2 family protein: MLESAENAKGAESVAAAEAAAEVKVLSQVQGVLKRPGTVKAARGMSHFGEHAIGWFAAGLVGAALDKPRRKEWLTASFGVVGAHAASIAVKRVVRRPRPDDPSVEVLVGTPSKLSFPSSHATSTTAAAVLYSGLTGRNLVPVLVPPMLASRLVLGVHYPTDVLAGAALGGAVGGVLRRFMSRNKRSR, translated from the coding sequence ATGCTTGAGTCGGCCGAGAACGCCAAGGGCGCCGAGAGCGTCGCGGCCGCTGAGGCCGCGGCCGAGGTGAAGGTCCTTTCCCAGGTCCAGGGCGTGTTGAAGCGGCCTGGCACGGTGAAGGCGGCGCGTGGGATGTCGCACTTCGGCGAACACGCCATCGGCTGGTTCGCCGCGGGCCTGGTCGGCGCCGCGCTCGACAAGCCGCGCCGGAAGGAATGGCTCACCGCGTCCTTCGGCGTGGTCGGCGCGCACGCGGCCTCGATCGCGGTCAAGCGGGTGGTCCGCAGGCCCCGTCCGGACGACCCGAGCGTCGAGGTGCTCGTCGGCACGCCGAGCAAGCTGAGCTTCCCGTCTTCGCACGCCACGTCGACCACAGCGGCGGCGGTTCTCTACTCGGGACTGACCGGGCGTAACCTGGTGCCCGTTCTGGTCCCGCCGATGCTGGCCTCCCGGCTCGTGCTCGGCGTGCACTACCCGACCGACGTGCTCGCGGGGGCCGCACTCGGCGGGGCGGTCGGCGGTGTCCTTCGCCGGTTCATGTCACGCAACAAGCGGAGCAGGTAG
- a CDS encoding lysophospholipid acyltransferase family protein produces the protein MADLVYPPVVWTAKLMFRVLDNRLRVAGTEHIPAAGGAVIACNHVSYLDFIFCGLGANPSKRLVRFMAKQEIFANRIAGPLMRGMHHIPVDRKAGLASYEEAVERLKAGEVVGVFPEATISQSFTVKELKTGAVRMAAEAGVPVVPMALWGTQRLWTKGRPRTLTKRHVPISILAGEPLHPSADDDCETATAELRTRMSTLLDKIQAEYPEQPSSEDERWWLPAHLGGTAPTPAEAPR, from the coding sequence ATGGCTGACCTCGTTTACCCGCCCGTCGTCTGGACGGCGAAGCTCATGTTCCGCGTACTGGACAACCGGTTGCGGGTGGCGGGGACCGAGCACATCCCGGCCGCCGGTGGCGCGGTGATCGCCTGCAACCACGTCAGCTACCTGGACTTCATCTTCTGCGGCCTCGGCGCGAACCCGTCGAAGCGGCTCGTGCGGTTCATGGCGAAGCAGGAGATCTTCGCGAACCGGATCGCGGGCCCGCTGATGCGCGGCATGCACCACATCCCGGTGGACCGGAAGGCCGGCCTCGCGTCGTACGAGGAGGCCGTCGAGCGGCTGAAGGCGGGCGAGGTCGTCGGCGTCTTCCCGGAGGCCACGATCAGCCAGTCCTTCACCGTCAAGGAGCTGAAGACCGGCGCGGTGCGGATGGCGGCCGAGGCGGGTGTCCCGGTGGTGCCGATGGCGCTGTGGGGCACGCAGCGCCTGTGGACGAAGGGGCGCCCGCGCACGCTGACGAAGCGGCACGTGCCGATCTCGATCCTCGCGGGCGAGCCGCTGCACCCGTCCGCAGACGACGACTGCGAGACGGCGACGGCCGAGCTGCGGACCAGGATGAGCACGCTGCTCGACAAGATCCAGGCCGAGTACCCGGAGCAGCCGTCGTCGGAGGACGAGCGCTGGTGGCTGCCCGCGCACCTCGGCGGCACCGCCCCCACCCCCGCCGAAGCCCCGCGCTGA
- a CDS encoding decaprenyl-phosphate phosphoribosyltransferase — MSDKAEEAEEAEEATEPVEAAETAEADGADGADSADGAVDQAPVKRGPVRIALGVLKTARPRQWVKNVLVFVAPFTAKQISNVDVLTDALIAFIAFSLVASSVYLINDAIDVEADRAHPKKRKRPIAAGIVPVPLAYASAVLFFAVGMGISFLTRPELAIVLGVYEAVQLGYCFGLKHQPVVDLAIVGSGFLMRSIAGGAAAGIGLSQWFLLVTAFGSLFMVAGKRYAEIMLFERTGAKIRASLKKYSASYLRFVWATSAAIVIMSYGLWAFELKEHADGSVWPVLSMIPFVVAILRYAVDVDGGNAGEPEELVLRDRVLQVLGLLWIATLVVSYYVS; from the coding sequence GTGTCCGACAAGGCGGAAGAGGCGGAAGAGGCGGAAGAGGCCACTGAGCCGGTCGAGGCGGCCGAGACCGCCGAAGCCGACGGCGCCGACGGTGCTGACAGCGCTGACGGCGCTGTCGACCAGGCGCCGGTGAAGCGCGGCCCGGTGCGCATCGCGCTGGGGGTGCTGAAGACCGCGCGGCCCCGCCAGTGGGTCAAGAACGTGCTGGTCTTCGTGGCGCCGTTCACCGCGAAGCAGATCAGCAACGTCGACGTGCTGACCGATGCGCTGATCGCCTTCATCGCGTTCTCGCTGGTGGCCTCGTCGGTGTACCTGATCAACGACGCGATCGACGTCGAAGCGGACCGGGCCCACCCGAAGAAGCGAAAGCGCCCGATCGCCGCGGGTATCGTCCCGGTGCCGCTGGCCTACGCCTCCGCGGTGCTGTTCTTCGCCGTCGGGATGGGGATTTCCTTCCTGACCAGGCCGGAACTGGCGATCGTGCTCGGCGTGTACGAGGCCGTGCAGCTCGGCTACTGCTTCGGGCTCAAGCACCAGCCGGTGGTGGACCTGGCGATCGTCGGCTCCGGGTTCCTGATGCGGTCGATCGCGGGCGGCGCGGCGGCGGGCATCGGCCTGTCGCAGTGGTTCCTGCTGGTGACCGCGTTCGGCTCGCTGTTCATGGTGGCGGGCAAGCGGTACGCCGAGATCATGCTGTTCGAGCGGACCGGCGCGAAGATCCGCGCCTCGCTGAAGAAGTACTCGGCGAGCTACCTGCGGTTCGTGTGGGCGACCTCGGCCGCGATCGTGATCATGTCCTACGGCCTGTGGGCGTTCGAGCTGAAGGAGCACGCCGACGGCTCGGTGTGGCCGGTGCTCTCGATGATCCCGTTCGTCGTCGCGATCCTGCGGTACGCCGTCGACGTCGACGGCGGCAACGCGGGCGAGCCGGAGGAACTGGTCCTGCGCGACCGCGTCCTGCAGGTGCTCGGCCTCCTCTGGATCGCCACCCTGGTCGTCTCCTACTACGTGAGCTGA
- a CDS encoding DUF6541 family protein — protein sequence MPTPDEFWTYSSTIGVYLLVLVVPGGLVGFAAGLRGWALAGLAPLLTYTATGLAGPWLSYVDLPYNVGTAAASTVLLAGIAFGVRKLAEARGWVSATEDRPPVEWTRGAHLAVAACVVVATALSIYVVLAATGGTNAVFQRWDTVFHANGIRYIADTGDGGLFGMSTVNYYEPGGALFYPNAYHLVAALVYNLSGASIPVVLNAVTVPVAGIFALSMVAMVRQFGGRAMLAGSTALIAATATTGAYESVSSGLLPFALGIVLTPLAALVLQRFLERPGVDTASVLAISAAGLLASHSSCLFGGILFALPVLIQRWWRREGKVGRDLLWLLPTGAAAAVLAAPMVLGAIGFTSGAYPYKPWASGIPVPSALGQLLTFRQVLDQPQTWLAGLLVVGIVAISTLGRMRWVGLSAVLLSGIFVLVACFGAQSFVVAFSRPWWNDRFRLMALAAIPLILLAGHGLAELQRLVSRAVANLSWVKLRPRLPATLGLTTAVVMVAVLAVVTNGFYTAANATAVAYAYHNGPASEHREPPVTRNEITAMLELEKIAKPGEMVLNDRLDGTAWVYAIAGVRPVAGNYDPGVPPKDAAYLTDHFREYKTNPEVRAAVERLDVGHVLLGTGTIEREPVRIRGLGLTDLDHRDFLKVVYRNPGAVIYEIIR from the coding sequence GTGCCAACACCAGATGAGTTCTGGACCTACAGCAGCACGATCGGTGTCTACCTGCTCGTGCTGGTGGTCCCGGGCGGCCTGGTGGGCTTCGCCGCCGGGCTCCGCGGCTGGGCGCTCGCCGGCCTCGCCCCGCTCCTGACCTACACCGCCACCGGCCTCGCCGGGCCGTGGCTTTCGTACGTCGACCTGCCGTACAACGTCGGCACCGCCGCCGCGTCGACGGTGCTGCTCGCCGGGATCGCCTTCGGCGTGCGCAAGCTCGCCGAGGCGCGCGGCTGGGTGTCCGCGACCGAGGACCGCCCGCCCGTCGAGTGGACCAGGGGCGCGCACCTCGCGGTCGCCGCGTGCGTCGTGGTGGCCACGGCGCTGTCGATCTACGTGGTGCTCGCGGCGACCGGCGGCACGAACGCGGTCTTCCAGCGCTGGGACACGGTGTTCCACGCGAACGGCATCCGCTACATCGCCGACACCGGCGACGGCGGCCTGTTCGGCATGAGCACGGTGAACTACTACGAGCCGGGCGGCGCGCTGTTCTACCCGAACGCCTACCACCTGGTCGCGGCGCTGGTCTACAACCTCTCCGGCGCGAGCATCCCGGTGGTGCTCAACGCGGTCACGGTGCCGGTGGCGGGCATCTTCGCGCTGTCGATGGTCGCGATGGTCCGCCAGTTCGGCGGGCGGGCGATGCTGGCGGGCAGCACCGCGCTGATCGCCGCGACGGCCACCACCGGCGCCTACGAATCGGTGTCCAGCGGGCTGCTGCCGTTCGCGCTCGGCATCGTGCTGACGCCGCTGGCGGCGCTGGTGCTGCAGCGGTTCCTGGAGCGACCCGGCGTCGACACCGCGAGCGTGCTGGCGATCAGCGCGGCCGGGCTGCTCGCGTCGCATTCGAGCTGCCTGTTCGGCGGCATCCTGTTCGCGCTGCCGGTGCTGATCCAGCGCTGGTGGCGGCGCGAGGGCAAGGTCGGGCGCGACCTGCTGTGGCTGCTGCCGACCGGGGCCGCCGCCGCGGTGCTCGCCGCCCCGATGGTGCTCGGCGCGATCGGCTTCACCTCGGGCGCCTACCCGTACAAGCCGTGGGCGTCCGGGATCCCGGTGCCCTCCGCGCTCGGGCAGCTGCTGACCTTCCGCCAGGTGCTCGACCAGCCGCAGACCTGGCTCGCCGGGCTGCTGGTGGTCGGCATCGTGGCGATCAGCACGCTGGGCAGGATGCGCTGGGTCGGCCTGTCCGCGGTGCTGCTGTCCGGGATCTTCGTGCTGGTGGCGTGTTTCGGCGCGCAGTCGTTCGTCGTCGCGTTCTCGCGGCCGTGGTGGAACGACCGGTTCCGGCTGATGGCGCTCGCCGCGATCCCGTTGATCCTGCTCGCCGGGCACGGGCTCGCCGAGCTGCAGCGGCTGGTGTCGAGGGCGGTCGCGAACCTGTCGTGGGTGAAGCTGCGGCCGCGGCTGCCCGCCACGCTCGGGCTGACCACGGCGGTCGTGATGGTCGCCGTGCTGGCCGTGGTGACGAACGGGTTCTACACCGCGGCGAACGCGACCGCGGTGGCCTACGCCTACCACAACGGGCCCGCCTCCGAACACCGCGAGCCGCCGGTCACCCGCAACGAGATCACCGCGATGCTGGAGCTGGAGAAGATCGCCAAGCCGGGCGAGATGGTGCTGAACGACCGGCTCGACGGCACCGCGTGGGTGTACGCGATCGCGGGCGTGCGGCCGGTCGCGGGCAACTACGACCCGGGTGTGCCGCCGAAGGACGCGGCGTACCTGACCGACCACTTCCGCGAGTACAAGACGAACCCCGAGGTGCGGGCCGCGGTCGAGCGCCTCGACGTCGGCCACGTGCTGCTCGGCACCGGCACGATCGAACGGGAGCCGGTGCGGATCCGGGGCCTCGGCCTGACCGATCTCGACCACCGCGACTTCCTGAAGGTGGTCTACCGCAACCCCGGCGCGGTCATCTACGAGATCATCCGCTGA
- the glf gene encoding UDP-galactopyranose mutase, protein MSAHTNPAKITEDDFAGYDLIVVGSGFFGLTVAERAATQLGKRVLVLERRHHIGGNAYSEVEPETGIEVHSYGAHLFHTSNKRVWDYVNQFTDFTDYQHRVFAKAGDQVYSFPMNLALINQVFGKSYSPDEARELIAKESSEFDTDAAQNLEEKAISLIGRRLYEMFIKGYNAKQWQTDPKNLAASIITRLPVRYTFNNRYFNDTYEGLPVDGYTAWLEKMAEHENIEVRLNVDYFDVRDAIPAGTPTVYTGPLDRYFDYSAGRLGWRTLDFEREVVRTGDYQGTAVMNYNDADVPFTRIHEFRHFHPERDYPKDKTVIVREYSRFADENDEPYYPISTPENRAMLERYRELAKVEAKERNLIFGGRLGTYKYLDMHMAIGSALSVFDNKVAPHLTDGAPLDGSLDA, encoded by the coding sequence GTGAGCGCGCACACGAACCCCGCAAAGATTACTGAAGACGATTTCGCCGGTTACGACCTGATCGTAGTCGGCTCCGGTTTCTTCGGTCTGACCGTGGCCGAACGGGCCGCCACCCAGCTGGGGAAAAGGGTCCTCGTCCTGGAGCGGCGGCACCACATCGGCGGTAACGCCTACTCCGAGGTGGAGCCGGAGACCGGGATCGAGGTGCACAGCTATGGTGCGCACCTGTTCCACACCTCCAACAAGCGGGTGTGGGACTACGTGAACCAGTTCACGGACTTCACCGACTACCAGCACCGCGTGTTCGCCAAGGCGGGTGACCAGGTCTACTCGTTCCCGATGAACCTGGCGCTGATCAACCAGGTCTTCGGCAAGTCGTACAGCCCGGACGAGGCGCGCGAGCTGATCGCGAAGGAGTCGAGCGAGTTCGACACCGACGCCGCGCAGAACCTCGAGGAAAAGGCGATCTCGCTGATCGGGCGCCGGCTCTACGAGATGTTCATCAAGGGCTACAACGCCAAGCAGTGGCAGACCGACCCGAAGAACCTGGCCGCCAGCATCATCACCAGGCTGCCGGTGCGGTACACGTTCAACAACCGGTACTTCAACGACACCTACGAGGGTCTGCCGGTCGACGGCTACACCGCGTGGCTGGAGAAGATGGCCGAGCACGAGAACATCGAGGTCCGGCTGAACGTCGACTACTTCGACGTCCGCGACGCGATCCCGGCGGGCACGCCGACGGTGTACACCGGGCCGCTGGACCGCTACTTCGACTACTCCGCGGGCAGGCTCGGCTGGCGCACCCTCGACTTCGAGCGCGAGGTCGTGCGGACCGGCGACTACCAGGGCACCGCGGTGATGAACTACAACGACGCGGACGTGCCGTTCACCCGGATCCACGAGTTCCGGCACTTCCACCCGGAGCGGGACTACCCGAAGGACAAGACGGTCATCGTCCGCGAGTACTCCCGGTTCGCCGACGAGAACGACGAGCCGTACTACCCGATCAGCACCCCGGAAAACCGGGCGATGCTCGAGCGGTACCGCGAGCTGGCGAAGGTCGAGGCGAAGGAACGCAACCTGATCTTCGGCGGCCGCCTCGGCACCTACAAGTACCTCGACATGCACATGGCGATCGGGTCGGCGCTGTCGGTGTTCGACAACAAGGTCGCCCCGCACCTGACCGACGGCGCGCCGCTCGACGGGTCGCTCGATGCTTGA
- a CDS encoding DUF6541 family protein → MTASGVVYPLVGLLVLVVPGLALQLAAGVRDKLWLAALTVPASIGVYVVAGVVSGIPGIAFNVVEVLVVTVVLVAVVFGVAALVRRRTGPVGATAVAEPPSWLPVLPGRLVLAAQIVGALLCLLAIALSFQPWRSGLGGWDTFPQEHDTIIHTVLVGYIAHTGNGAPWELLPLDMLTGQPVSFYPSGLPLTAALSGELAGGPIVGFNVVNALCAGPAFVLGSAALVAAVLRRLNAGRDWTALAGGVAAIVAAGLYRPGVNLLHDGGIAPNAVAMSLTPGLIAAVITIGRGQWLRAVLLGLGVAGVFAVHPSMVASVGGSLLVFWIVEAFTSSGRAAWKGQLPMLAVGAVIAAVAAAGQLIGSVGQATRTGSWQPDIGAAPFGDAVGTNLVLSYGGYFDPKQGYAQLAAGLLALLGVAAVLMTRRAWGALAMWLFWMFVSVDFKVSPTSGFGSLIGSAFYKSYVRIQAHVSLFVPLLAALGVVFLAIGAAKLAAKWERLPAFASALRKPAVPAAVLVGLILVAYLLGASRQYEHMNAKIVAQRYAAPEFVRVNDDDRKAADWLKAHVEPGERVMNSANDGSTYSYIADDVPVVNVVTLGAIQAPYTYELLKSFRDYPTDPKIRQLLLSLNVAYVYTDSEAPTMGAGPGAPNNWLGEPTFKLAPGLQHLDGLPGLSEAFTSGTVKIYRLDRTALESTTP, encoded by the coding sequence ATGACCGCCTCTGGTGTTGTGTACCCGCTCGTCGGGCTCCTGGTGCTGGTCGTGCCGGGCCTCGCGTTGCAGCTCGCCGCCGGGGTGCGCGACAAGCTGTGGCTCGCCGCGCTGACCGTGCCCGCCAGCATCGGCGTGTACGTCGTCGCCGGGGTGGTGTCCGGGATCCCCGGCATCGCGTTCAACGTCGTCGAAGTCCTCGTCGTGACGGTCGTGCTGGTCGCCGTCGTGTTCGGCGTCGCCGCGCTGGTGCGCCGCCGCACCGGGCCGGTGGGCGCGACGGCGGTGGCGGAGCCGCCGTCCTGGCTGCCCGTCCTGCCGGGCAGGCTCGTGCTCGCCGCCCAGATCGTCGGCGCCCTGCTGTGCCTGCTCGCGATCGCGCTGTCGTTCCAGCCGTGGCGCTCCGGCCTCGGCGGCTGGGACACGTTCCCGCAGGAACACGACACGATCATCCACACCGTGCTGGTCGGCTACATCGCGCACACCGGCAACGGCGCGCCGTGGGAGCTGCTGCCGCTCGACATGCTCACCGGCCAGCCGGTGTCGTTCTACCCCTCCGGCCTCCCGCTGACCGCCGCGCTTTCCGGCGAACTGGCCGGTGGCCCCATCGTCGGCTTCAACGTCGTCAACGCGCTGTGCGCGGGCCCGGCGTTCGTGCTGGGCAGCGCGGCGCTCGTGGCCGCGGTGCTGCGCCGCCTCAACGCGGGCCGCGACTGGACCGCGCTCGCCGGCGGCGTCGCCGCGATCGTCGCGGCCGGGCTCTACCGGCCGGGCGTGAACCTGCTGCACGACGGCGGCATCGCGCCCAACGCGGTCGCGATGAGCCTCACCCCCGGCCTGATCGCCGCGGTCATCACCATCGGCCGCGGCCAGTGGCTGCGCGCCGTGCTACTCGGCCTCGGCGTGGCAGGCGTGTTCGCCGTGCACCCCAGCATGGTCGCCAGCGTCGGCGGCAGCCTCCTGGTGTTCTGGATCGTCGAGGCGTTCACCAGCAGCGGGCGCGCCGCCTGGAAGGGCCAGCTGCCGATGCTCGCCGTCGGCGCGGTGATCGCGGCCGTCGCGGCGGCCGGTCAGCTCATCGGCTCGGTCGGCCAGGCCACCCGCACCGGCAGCTGGCAGCCCGACATCGGCGCGGCGCCCTTCGGCGACGCGGTCGGCACCAACCTCGTGCTCAGCTACGGCGGCTACTTCGACCCAAAGCAGGGGTACGCCCAGCTCGCCGCCGGGCTGCTCGCGCTGCTCGGCGTCGCCGCGGTTCTGATGACGCGGCGCGCGTGGGGCGCGCTCGCGATGTGGCTGTTCTGGATGTTCGTCAGCGTCGACTTCAAGGTCAGCCCCACCAGCGGCTTCGGCTCACTGATCGGGTCCGCGTTCTACAAGTCCTACGTGCGGATCCAGGCGCACGTTTCGCTGTTCGTGCCGCTGCTGGCCGCGCTCGGCGTCGTGTTCCTCGCGATCGGCGCGGCCAAGCTCGCCGCCAAGTGGGAACGCCTCCCGGCCTTCGCGAGCGCGCTGCGCAAGCCCGCGGTGCCCGCCGCCGTGCTCGTCGGGCTGATCCTCGTGGCCTACCTGCTCGGGGCTTCGCGCCAGTACGAGCACATGAACGCCAAGATCGTCGCGCAGCGCTACGCCGCGCCCGAGTTCGTCCGCGTCAACGACGACGACCGCAAGGCGGCCGACTGGCTCAAGGCGCACGTCGAACCGGGCGAGCGCGTGATGAACAGCGCCAACGACGGCTCCACCTACTCCTACATCGCCGACGACGTGCCGGTGGTGAACGTGGTGACGCTCGGCGCGATCCAGGCGCCCTACACCTACGAGCTGCTGAAGTCGTTCCGCGACTACCCGACGGACCCGAAGATCCGGCAGCTCCTGCTGTCCCTCAACGTCGCCTACGTCTACACCGACTCCGAGGCGCCGACGATGGGCGCCGGGCCGGGCGCGCCGAACAACTGGCTCGGCGAACCGACCTTCAAACTCGCCCCCGGCCTCCAGCACCTCGACGGGCTTCCCGGTCTGTCGGAGGCGTTCACCTCGGGCACCGTCAAGATCTACCGCCTCGACCGGACCGCCTTGGAAAGCACCACGCCATAG
- a CDS encoding HAD family hydrolase — MDKPRLIASDVDGTLLSPLEELTGRTLAVLARALADDVPIVLASGRPPRWIPTVADVAGLTGYAVCANGAVLYDIAADEVVAVHGLLEPALLHDLAHALDQALPGCRLAAERVGRKAVDPEVRNFVIEPDYHNPWGDGEGVTFPRAEILGHPAVKLLVSKRGMNSDEMARAAREVLGSAVDVTFSTGAGLIEVAAHGVTKATGLAEVSERFGVSAEQTIAFGDMPNDIEMLRWAGHGVAMANAHPAVLDVADEITAPNGEDGVAQILERWF, encoded by the coding sequence GTGGACAAACCCCGCTTGATCGCTTCCGACGTCGACGGCACCCTGCTCAGCCCGCTGGAGGAGCTGACCGGCCGCACCCTCGCCGTGCTCGCGAGGGCGCTGGCCGACGACGTGCCGATCGTGCTCGCCAGCGGCAGGCCGCCGCGTTGGATCCCGACCGTCGCCGACGTCGCCGGGCTCACCGGGTACGCGGTGTGCGCGAACGGCGCGGTGCTCTACGACATCGCCGCCGACGAGGTCGTCGCGGTGCACGGCCTGCTCGAACCCGCCCTGCTGCACGATCTCGCACACGCGCTCGACCAGGCACTTCCCGGGTGCAGGCTGGCCGCGGAACGCGTCGGCAGGAAGGCCGTCGACCCCGAGGTGCGCAACTTCGTGATCGAGCCGGACTACCACAACCCGTGGGGCGACGGCGAGGGCGTGACCTTCCCGCGCGCGGAGATATTGGGGCACCCGGCGGTCAAGCTGCTCGTCAGCAAGCGGGGCATGAACTCCGACGAGATGGCCCGCGCGGCGCGCGAAGTACTCGGCAGCGCCGTCGATGTGACGTTCTCCACCGGTGCCGGGCTGATCGAGGTCGCCGCCCACGGTGTGACGAAAGCCACTGGCCTGGCCGAGGTCTCGGAGCGCTTCGGCGTGTCGGCGGAGCAGACCATCGCGTTCGGCGACATGCCGAACGACATCGAGATGCTGCGCTGGGCCGGGCACGGGGTGGCGATGGCCAACGCGCATCCCGCGGTGCTCGACGTCGCCGACGAGATCACCGCGCCCAACGGCGAAGACGGCGTCGCCCAAATCCTCGAACGCTGGTTCTGA